The Coregonus clupeaformis isolate EN_2021a unplaced genomic scaffold, ASM2061545v1 scaf0750, whole genome shotgun sequence genome includes the window CGTACCGGGTGTTGCATACGGATTCGAAACCGGGGGCAACGTAGTAACAGAGCTAGTCCATACAGCTTCCCTGGCTCAAGTAACCAGGAGTGGGATAATTTCAAACCTTGGAACCGAAAGAGGATCAACGCAGCTGTAGAGAACGACGACCCACATCAGTTACTTCAGGAATTAATATTGTCTGGGAATCTAATCAAAGAAGCAGTCAGGCGGCTGCAGTTCTCTACAACTGAGTGTGGGGATCTTTCGGACAATCTGCAATGCTGAGGATGCGGACGATGTGTTTTCGTTATCGAGATGTTACGGACAAAACGAAAATACTATTTTGCTgacatggctagctagctataacgTTAGACTATAAATGTTGAGAACGATTAAATATGTAATGGCGGTAACGTTAGAATGTCTGTCTAATTTGTGACCGTTAATTTAGGCTTTTTTTCATTTAGCCAATGagttagctaactagttaacgttagccatGTTTATTTGAACCTCACTTCACCTTTTGATGGTTCATTTGATTTTTGTTCATGGGTGGG containing:
- the LOC121570657 gene encoding GSK-3-binding protein; the protein is MPCRKENYILLEQSVTVDSKEVDALVTKIGEALQLHNNSANQKTMSCLHGLTSNCSSSNIKQANNNNGVALQKRTGCCIRIRNRGQRSNRASPYSFPGSSNQEWDNFKPWNRKRINAAVENDDPHQLLQELILSGNLIKEAVRRLQFSTTECGDLSDNLQC